One Primulina huaijiensis isolate GDHJ02 chromosome 5, ASM1229523v2, whole genome shotgun sequence DNA segment encodes these proteins:
- the LOC140976438 gene encoding UV-B-induced protein At3g17800, chloroplastic-like → METVAAFQSSFTNVSHLPPDWAARSGSTRTGITRVGFKSPFSNASIQQGLSISISNFGIRKLGFSRKRNAVRASMQSNSDSSAAPIAPLQLESPIGQFLSQILISHPHLVPAAVEQQLEQLQSDRDAEKEKEGSSASGTELVLYRRIAEVKSNERKKALEEILYALVVQKFMDANVPLVPGITPSPPNPLTSQEEKVQHLHSPEAYEMIQNHLALILGNRLSGSNSMAEISKLRVGQVYAASVMYGYFLKRLDQRFQLEKTMKILPQGIEDEGTNIQQVIAGEPRPGTESSEKSSGNVPPHPEVSSWAGSIGAGNFTGVKPSRLRTYVMSFDGETLQRYATIRSKEAINIIEKHTEALFGRPEIVITPEGTIDSSKDEQIKISLGGLKRLVLEAVTFGSFLWDVESYVDMRYHFVAN, encoded by the exons ATGGAAACTGTGGCGGCTTTTCAGTCTTCTTTCACTAATGTTTCCCATTTGCCGCCCGACTGGGCTGCTCGATCTGGGTCTACTCGCACGGGTATTACGCGGGTTGGGTTCAAATCTCCATTTTCCAACGCTTCGATCCAG CAAGGGCTATCAATTTCTATTTCAAACTTTGGAATAAGAAAATTGGGTTTTAGCAGGAAGCGCAATGCTGTCAGAGCGTCTATGCAATCGAATTCTGATAGTTCTGCTGCTCCGATCGCTCCACTTCAACTTGAGTCACCAATTGGTCAGTTTCTGTCTCAGATTTTAATAAGTCATCCACACCTTGTCCCTGCTGCAGTAGAACAACAGCTTGAACAGCTTCAGTCTGACCGTGATGCTGAGAAAGAGAAGGAAGGGTCGTCTGCATCTGGTACTGAACTAGTTTTGTACAG GAGAATTGCAGAGGTCAAATCCAATGAAAGGAAAAAGGCCTTGGAGGAGATATTGTATGCATTGGTGGTACAGAAATTTATGGATGCTAACGTACCTTTGGTTCCTGGTATAACACCATCACCACCAAACCCCTTGACCAGTCAAGAGGAGAAGGTGCAGCATCTCCACTCCCCTGAAGCTTATGAGATGATTCAAAATCATTTAGCTCTAATTCTTGGAAATCGACTCAGTGGTTCCAACTCAATGGCTGAAATAAGCAAACTAAGAGTTGGCCAGGTTTATGCTGCATCAGTCATGTATGGATATTTTCTAAAACGGCTAGACCAGAGATTTCAGCTGgagaaaacaatgaaaatcCTACCACAGGGTATTGAAGATGAAGGGACCAATATCCAACAGGTCATAGCTGGCGAGCCGAGACCTGGTACTGAAAGCAGTGAAAAATCTTCCGGAAATGTTCCACCTCACCCGGAAGTTTCATCATGGGCCGGTAGCATTGGTGCAGGAAACTTCACTGGAGTAAAGCCATCAAGATTAAGAACTTATGTCATGTCGTTTGATGGGGAGACACTTCAGAGATATGCAACCATTAGATCTAAGGAAGCTATTAACATCATAGAAAAACACACTGAAGCATTGTTCGGTAGACCTGAGATAGTTATCACTCCTGAAGGAACCATTGATTCTTCCAAAGATGAACAAATCAAGATTAGCCTCGGTGGTCTGAAAAGACTCGTTCTGGAGGCCGTGACCTTCGGTTCCTTCCTGTGGGATGTCGAGAGCTACGTCGATATGAGGTACCATTTTGTTGCAAATTAG
- the LOC140976440 gene encoding protein indeterminate-domain 14-like, with protein sequence MLRNSDNPSSPSEPLSSSENGSVSKRKRRPAGTPDPDAEVIFLSPKTLLESDRYVCEICNQGFQRDQNLQMHRRRHKVPWKLLKRDTPMARKRVYVCPEPSCLHHNPCHALGDLVGIKKHFRRKHSNQKQWVCEKCSKGYAVQSDYKAHLKTCGTRGHSCDCGRVFSRVESFIEHQDACSMGQLRSESHPLPPPLVAACLSGTASSPSPSSDTNLSVAPRHGSSALPRQIDPIFFSSFADTSCGGTASRYPNLELQLLSKKLDEYQSTQLQLSIGSSEMGGRTDTRTTVNYHRSSPRGIITTCEKQPFSAAGIAAESLKEFTQEQLRMAMAEKAYADEARQEAKRQIELAEQQFSEAKRIRQQAIMELEKAQALKEHATEQVNSIMQQITCNSCKQKFQQSHSTSSSWPTFAEASSSSCENSLGMSNISAVLREWEFKKS encoded by the exons ATGTTAAGAAACAGCGATAATCCCTCTTCTCCTTCGGAGCCACTCTCTTCTTCGGAAAACGGAAGCGTCAGTAAACGAAAACGACGGCCCGCTGGAACTCCAG ATCCAGATGCGGAGGTGATCTTTCTATCCCCGAAAACCCTTCTGGAATCAGATCGATACGTGTGCGAGATCTGCAACCAAGGGTTCCAGCGCGACCAGAACCTGCAGATGCACCGGCGACGGCACAAAGTTCCGTGGAAGCTGCTGAAGCGCGACACCCCGATGGCGCGGAAGCGTGTCTACGTCTGCCCGGAGCCCAGCTGCCTCCACCACAATCCCTGCCACGCGCTCGGAGATCTTGTCGGGATCAAGAAACACTTCAGGCGGAAGCACAGTAATCAGAAACAATGGGTCTGCGAGAAATGCTCCAAAGGATACGCTGTGCAGTCGGATTACAAAGCCCATCTGAAAACCTGTGGGACTCGTGGGCATTCTTGTGATTGTGGCCGTGTCTTTTCCAG gGTGGAGAGTTTCATCGAGCATCAAGATGCTTGCAGCATGGGGCAGCTCCGATCAGAATCTCACCCACTACCGCCGCCTCTGGTGGCGGCTTGCTTATCGGGAACGGCTTCAAGCCCCAGTCCCTCCAGCGACACCAATCTCAGTGTAGCGCCCAGGCATGGCAGCAGTGCTTTGCCCAGACAAATAGACCCCATTTTCTTCAGCAGCTTCGCCGACACCAGCTGCGGCGGCACCGCCTCCCGCTACCCGAATCTTGAGCTCCAGCTTCTTTCTAAAAAATTAGATGAGTATCAGTCGACACAGCTGCAGCTCTCAATTGGGTCGTCGGAAATGGGAGGAAGAACCGACACTAGAACCACCGTCAACTACCATCGGTCCTCGCCGCGGGGTATCATCACCACCTGTGAAAAACAACCTTTTTCAGCAGCGGGGATAGCAGCAGAAAGTCTGAAAGAGTTCACGCAAGAGCAGCTTAGGATGGCCATGGCGGAGAAAGCTTACGCCGACGAGGCGAGGCAGGAAGCGAAAAGACAAATAGAACTAGCGGAGCAGCAATTCTCCGAAGCTAAAAGGATCCGGCAACAGGCCATTATGGAGCTGGAAAAGGCTCAAGCGCTGAAAGAACACGCCACGGAGCAAGTCAACTCCATCATGCAGCAGATCACTTGTAATTCTTGCAAGCAAAAATTCCAGCAGAGTCATTCTACATCTTCTTCCTGGCCGACATTTGCAGAAGCTTCGTCTTCTTCTTGTGAGAATTCACTTGGGATGAGTAACATATCAGCTGTTCTTAGAGAATGGGAATTCAAGAAAAGTTGA